Sequence from the Mixophyes fleayi isolate aMixFle1 chromosome 4, aMixFle1.hap1, whole genome shotgun sequence genome:
CCTTCCCAGCTCCAGAAAGTTCAAAGTTCAAAAGCTAAAAAAGTTATGATTAATTAggttttctctttcctaccattgggggacactgcggaaGATTGGGAGTATAGTAGGTggcactaggagtttaggcacttatcaacttgtttgttcctcacactcctcccttactatgcccctcctctccagctcagacctcagttttttcTAAGATGGCAAAACTCGGGGTAAATGTACATTAATTATTTTGGTGAAAGAGTGTTTTGAATAACCTattgcatgttttgttttttaccatCCTGATTTTCCCTATATAActggatacaaaaatatatttattcgaTTGTTAACAAAAGTAAACCATATAAAAATTACTTTGGTCAACCCCTCAAAAGAATTCCTATGCCATAAAGGGAAGAAAACACTCTggtcatgaattgattaataatcATTTACATcttagcccagtgttggctaacctgtgacactacatgtgttgtgaaactacaagttccagcatgctttgtcagtataTTGGAGTTTATTGCTgcaaaggtatgctgggacttgtagtttcacaacacatgtagtgtcacaggttagccaacactgtatagCCTTATTTCAACGCATGTGTAAATATTCGTGAGTACAATTTTTATATTGATAAGAAGCGGTTGGGTTAGGGGAATGAATACAGGATAGCTCAAAATTAAATTGTCTAAGGTGGTAACAAATGTGTGCTTATATGTATTATAAGAAATTATATATTTCTTGCTGTGGATTGTATGTAATGTTACAGTGGTCCTTGACAGTATAGAAACACATGTAGTGCTTGTAACATTTCAATTCAGATACACTGTGGTTGCACCGCAGATTTACCCAATGGACCTTATAACGATTTTCTTACATATTCTATAcgttaataatttttattaattcatATGTACTTTTAGGAATGCCGCAAGGAGTAGTGAATCCTTTCCAGAGAGGTCTGAATGCTAACCAAGCTCCTAATCTGACCGCAACACAAATGTCTTTTCCTATTCAAGGCATCCACAGTGTGGCACAGACAATTTGTCGGATACCACCGAATCCTCACAGTCAAGCCCAGCATCAACAGAATACCACAGTGACTGTAATACAGAATAAAACTCCAATTTCCTGTGAAGTAGTTAGGGCTGCAGTAATACAGGGTTCGGTTCAACATTCAGCAGTTCCTGTCACTATTGCTTTGGGAGgaccaacacaagcttctataGTTCAAAATCACAGCAATCCAGGACAACAGCCTTCTGTTACTGTAGTGGGCTCTCAGGCTTTGTTTCACCATCCATCTGTTATTAAGCAACAGTCCCCACTGCACACTGTGGTACCGGGCCAGATAACATCAGGCACTCCTGTAGCAGTTATTCAGCAAGCAGTTTCTCAAGGTCACATATTTGGTAGAATGCAAAATATGCCAGCAGGAACATCAGGACTTCCACAAGGTCAGCAGTTAATCACTACATCATCCCAAACTGTTCAGGTCCCATCCCAACAATCCCCAGCTTCCAATCAACAGAAAGATACAGTTATCATAACTCCACAACAATATGTAACAACTTCATCATCAAATATAGTAACTGCTACAACTGTACAGAATTTCCAAGTTGCGGCAGGGCAGGTGGTTACGATAGCTGGTGTCCAGAATACTCAGACCTCTAGAATTGGTTTCCAGAATATTGCTCCAAAACCCCTTTCTTCTCAGCAAGTATCATCTACAACAGTAGTTCAACAGCCACAGCAGCAACAACCTCAGCAGAGCGTAGTAATTGTTAGCCAGCCAGCTCAACATGGTCAAGCGTATGCACCAGCCATTCACCAAATTGTTCTCACTAATCCATCTGCAATTCAAACTGGGCAGACTGTTCAGTTAACTGGGCAAACAAATATAGCACCTTCATCTTCTCCTATACCAACTTCAAATAACCAGCTCCCACCTATAATGACGTCTTCCCCCACCACACCAGTTTCACAAGGACCCCCTCCTACTGTTAGCCAAATGCTTTCTGTAAAAAGGCAACAGTTGTCACCAGCACCTCACCAACAGCAGCAGGCACAAGTTCAGCAACAGCAGCAGGCACAAGTGCAAGCTCCGCAATCACAGTCAACCCAGCAGGTACAAGTACAGgttcagcagcaacagcagcaggccCAGAGTGCAGGTGTTGGACTTTCTACTTCTAGTGAGTCCAGCCTAATTAAACAACTGTTGCTTCCAAAACGAGGACCTTCAACACCTGGAGGAAAACTCATACTCCCTGCTCCTCAAATACCACCTCCCAACAATGCAAGAGCACCAAGTCCTCAGGTGGTATATCAAGTAGCCAATAATCAAACACCTTCCTTTGGCGTACAAGGGCAGCCTGCAACGCAACAAATACTGGTTGGGCAACAAAATGTGCAGTTAGTTCAGAGTACAATGCCGAACCAAACTGCTGTACAGACTGTCCCAATTTCAAACTTACAAATCTTGCCAGGCCAGTTGATTTCAAACTCCCCAGCAACAATATTTCAAGGAACTTCAGGCAATCAAGTTACCATAACAGTTGTGCCAAACACAAGCTTTGCTACAGCAACAGTAAGCCAGGGAGGTACTCCTCAGATTATTGCACCAATAGGTGGGACACAGACAGGAGTTGGATTACAGGTACAAACTCTTCCGGCTGCTCTTACGCAACCAGGTGGGCAGTTATCAGGATCTGCTGCTTCTCCCCCATTTAAGGGTGATAAAATAATTTGCCAAAAGGAGGAAGAAGCGAAGGAAGCCACAGGCTTGCACGTGCATGAACGTAAAATTGAAGTGATGGAAAATCCTTCTTGTCCGAAAGGTTCTGCAAACACCAGCAATGGGGAAACTAATCAAAAGGAAGTGCAAACAGGAAGTCTTTTGAATGGTAAAAAGTGTGACTCCACTCTACCTCCTTCAAACTCAGGGAAAACTCAGAATGAGGCCAGTCAAGTGGTCACTAATGGGTCATCTGTGGAATTGGGGGAAAATGGAGCTTCTATAAAGCAAAACTCTGAACTGTCCGATATGCAGGATAGTAAAGCGGACTTTAAAAGACCACAAGTTAATGGGATTTGTGATTTTGAAAAGGCAGACTGTTCTCATTTGAGCAAAAGCTTTCCAAATCACAAAGCTTCCAATCATGTAGGAAATGGTGAAATATCTCCATCAGAGCAACAGGAGCTTTTAGATTCTTCTCAACAATTTACTGCCAAAGGTGATCAaatggagaaactttcaaatgGACCTATAATACCCAACAGTTTGTCACATTTTGCAAGTAGTACCCATGATGCTTCAAACATTGCAATTCAGATACACTGTGCTAGCACCTCAGACATACCCAATGGACCTGTAGTTTCCAGTTTAAATTCAGATGTGCCTCAGCAACGTCCGTCTGTAGTTGTATCAACACAGTCTACAGCCTCTCTTTTACCAGGTCATCAAGTAATAGCAGTGCCCCATATGGGACCCAGGATTTCTCCGTCTGCATTATCTGTCGATGTACGGTCTACTAATGGCACATTGGAATGCAAAGCTATAAAACGACCAGCAGAGGACAATGACCGGGAATCTGTCCCAGTAATTCCCAATAAAGTGGGAGTGAGGATTGTTACAATCAGTGACCCTAACAATGCTGGGTGTAGTGCAACAATGGTTGCTGTGCCAGCAGGTGTTGATCCAAGCACTGTAGCTAAAGTAGCAATAGAAAGTGCTGTTCAGCAAAAGCAGCAGCAGCATCCTCTTACTTTTGTACAGACAGTGGTTGCACAGGTAAGTGTTTATATGTTCtcaaataaaatgtacaattgtTTTGAGTTTAAAGAAATTGAAGTGAAATGTAACACTTCTGATAACTAAACTTAATATGCAGATTCACTCGCTTAACTTGGACAGGTGTCTTGAGACATTTTGGTCTAGAGAAATACACGTTAATGATTTTCAATCAGTATGGTTgtcacagcagtacacaggatGTGTCAGAacaacttaccgtatatactcgagtataagccgagtttttcagcacattttttgtactgaaaaagccccccctcggcttatactcgagtgatagtTAAAGACCACAATGCACGGCcgtaaggagggtggtgcctgcctccatagcttcagcccgcgtaagggctgaagagaaagagaaggaaaacATTAACTGAAGAGTTTGatggacaaaaaaaatgcaagtgccgaacttcctgtctgtggaacgcacatgcgttccactgcggagctttcggcaagcaccaaactcttgtgagtTGGGAGGAGACATCAATATCTCTGAGGATAAGGCAATCGGACCTTGGGTATAtatctttgcatgtgtatttatattatggtgaggtAGCTGAGCATAAAACATTACCTCTGTGTGTGCAATGATGTATATGTCAGGAAGCGTGGTATTGCCTGGAGCcaggctgccccctctctccctgaatgtctgtgcagttccgcagtggaacgcatgtgcgttctggCACAGACAGTCttacagacattcagggagagagggggcagcctgGCTCCAGGCAATACCACGCTTCCTGACATATACATCATTGCACACACAGAGGTAATGTTTTATGCTCAGCTacctcaccataatataaatacacatgcaaagatatatacctacggtcccattgccttatccccagagatattaatgtctatagcagtgcagtcctagtcaaaagtttatataaatcacttataagaagatgaacagggagagataaatgtgtatttctgtgtcATATAGTCTTTCAAAAGATTTGTATTCTAActgacagatatcatcatcatcatcaccatttacggtatttatatagcgccatttcccaccctaggcttatactcgagtcaataagttttcccagtttttgtggtaaaattaggtccctcggcttatattcgagtcgacttatactcgagtatatacggtaggttGGATAGGTGAAAAGTGTAAAAGGACAAAATGCACACTGAACATGATTGAAAAACATTTGAATGCACATAGGAATGTCTAAGGCTTGCCTTGGTTTATAGTATGTAATTATTTCAGTTTTATCTTCATATTATCTTTACAGTTGTGTCCCAAAAACTTAATTAAGACAGATGTGTCAATAAATGTATAGCAACATCAGTTTGGGAACCATAGTAATAATATTTACAGTAATTGACATAACTCAGTTATTTTCCATTGCTTTAAATGCTATAGGCCTCCCTGTAGTGTCCTTTTGTAGCCTTGTTGGCAAGAATTCCCGAATAGGAAAAGGTTTCCTACTTTTATCAAAGCTTCATCTGAAAAAGCATTTTAAACTTGTACAGAAATATTTGTGGATAGTattaacacattttatataagGATAATGGAAAGCGAACGTAGACTTGCATAGTGTAGTGTGGTTGAAATATTTGAATATTAACACTTACAAGGACAGTGGTCATAAATGGGCTTATGTTAGAGATGTCAAACAGGCAATATAATCCTATAAATCAGTGGTGTCCAAATTCAGACCTCAAAGGCTACCAACAGgtaatgttttcaggatttctttaatcatgcacaggtgagttaatctgcTTGTCTTGgttagtaattatcccacctgtttccacagacagaaatcctgaaatcaTGAACTGTTAATAGCTGAGGACTGAGTTAGGACACCTCTGCTATAAATGATTCATACTTTGAGCCTTGTTTCTAGTGGAGTCACAAGAAGTAAATGACCAGCAAGAAAAATTCTGCTGTTCTCCCtaaaaactgtgtgtgtgtgttgggtagCTGACAGCACATAGCCTGCCTTTGTGAATGTGTCTGAGCACCCCTGGTCAATtgcatgtttcattggagggagAAGTTGCAGTAATAGAAGTCCACACAACCTCTGTAGGGTATAAGCATGACGTATTTATACACAATTGCTATTTTTTGCTAAATTGAATAGATTGAAAAGAATAAATAAAGCGGCATATGTGAAACGTACAAGTCTGGGCAACCTGTCAGTCAGTACTTACTAACACCTCCTTTGGCAGCAATCGGCGCTAACAAATGTCATCTTTGCATACGCTTCATTTTTGAGAtctctatatagattttcaacaATTTTAGTGTCTGGGGACTTTGAAGGCTATTTGAACTCCTTAATCTTTCATGCATTTAGATATTTAAAGTTTGAGTGATTGTCTTTCTGGAATAGCTATCCTCtttaatctgggtacacactacagaaatttcaaccaactttttatgccgagcgattttacatgcgaccgatggtccgatcgctcggtccatggactgcatacacactagtcttgtttaggacgataaaaggaagagcggacgtccctttagcgactttttacagccatgttttcGTGAGCAATAActttaatttcgtactcactgttgtggatcgatctgaagtttatacacactacacaacggaaacgagattggaacgaaaataataaacggtacgaccaaccaaagtgaggcgacaatcatccatttgggcagactttcgaccatcgtgtcactgcacacactgacccgacttttaaatgagcggtcgtatgtcggctgatttagccaattattggatgaaaactgtgtagtgtgtacccagctttagttactTTTTCTTTACTGAATCTGGGACATTTGCTTCCAGGATTTGTTGATCTTTAGTTGAAGCCATCCTTCCttctacctggatgatatttcTTGTACCTCTGACATAACTCCAAAGCATAATAGATCCTAAGTTGGCAAGGGTTTCTTTTCTGTAAATGCTTCACCTGTTTTTTTTCTCGAATTGTATATTTTGTGTTTGTGGccaaaaagttatatatttttttttatttcagtccaCACATTTCGAGATTATATAAGTGTTATACAAAATCCCTAACTTTTTTTGATGAGGTCTTTGAAAATGTCCATGTAGATCATTTTGGTGTAAACTGTACACTGTACTGCACACCACTACTCTAGTGTCGGCTAAAGCTTTCTGCGGATCCTTTTCAGTGATATGTGGGTGCTGCTCTCCATACCTGACCAGTTTTACAAGCCATTCTGTCAGAGATATACCGGAGTCTTCCAAACCTTGCCTTGACTTCCAACACTTCCTTTTAACTACCATTTAATTTCTTGTTTCTGTGAGCAGAAATTCTAAGCTGGAAAccgttttacatatatttttattgtctttGCATGCTTTTGTATCATTCAACTTATGACTTGTCAGTTTGATATATTAAGTCCTCAGTCAGCAGCTTAGAGGAGCACATAGTTGTTGAGAGCAGGCATAACAACCATGGGGCAGAGCATTTATTCCCCTTACCTCGCTTAATGTTTTGgctaacaattattttttttttttaaaaaagttgctGAATCAACTGAAAGGATACCCAAACATTTGTTTCCTTCactgtttttatttacttttttttatttagtgtgttaaaATTATTAAATGTCATGTGTAAACTAGTACCCTGTCGAGGATGTTGTGAAACATTGTGTGTATTACTGTAATATATCTGTGGGTGAAAAGAAATTTATACATAATACAGTCTGCATATGTAATCAGACAGCTGTCTGGTTGTAAAGACTCACATGATACCTCCCATGTAGAATGAATAGGAAGTGTTACAGAGGATCCAAGCCTTGATATGGGTAACACCCTGTGCCTCAGTGTCAACACATCAAACTACGTTCCCAACGCCTTTCTTTACTCGGGACGTGGTCGGGAAGGCTTGATGTGTATGTATAGCTGGTTTATATTTAAGTCGCCAAGTAGTTTACAGTGGGAGGAATAATTAAACTACATAAGGACATTTGCTAAGAGTTAATACAAGTTAATGGATATAGAGAACGAAGGACTTCTAGTATATAACACAAGATATTAGCGAATATTGACAAGGCTGCAATACACATATGATTACATTGTTCTATAAACAAACATAATTCTATTAGTCTATTGAAATGAATctgatgtgtttttttaatattaaaaacagactatgatgtatatatgtaatttatgtcTCTATATTCAAGCTTcgcaaaaaaagtgttttaacaaTTTAACACTATAAAtgatttggttaaaaaaataaaaatatattaatattctgAATGTGATTTcaacaatgtcattataaactaTATGACCAAAAGTGTGCAGATACCCAAGCATCGCATCCATATGTGCTttttgaacatctcattccaaaacagTGTACATTAATACAGCCTTGCTTGACTGGCGTACgcaatcccctccctccatgcagtccataattagtagagtctggcagactcaacggatggagtatatgactagtaTTATTCGGAACACTTCGAgagctttcaccaaggtttgggacccatggttagCCTTTATTCAGGCGTGCCCACCCTTTACATAATCCAGCTCTTATATCTCCTTCTTGGACTTCTTTCTCCTTACAGTGAATCTAGTCACCTCTTACCCTCTTTcctttccccctcctctctcacttctttcttcctctatacactctctttccttctttcctcgtttttttttaatcaggtaaaattttattgtattttttcctttaaacaacaaaaaagcccaacACAGTAGGCTATCCCCCCAGCTATACCCCATACAGTGTTACAAGCATTGTCAAGTATTTATACACCATGCagttagaaaaacaaaaaacattaacatTCACATTTCCAAGTAaggatatatacattttttttttttttttttcccccccagatATAGTGAGATAATGGTACAGCTTTGGTAATACAAGATACAGTCATTGATCTTAATAACATAATAGGTGGCTGGATGTCTGTCCCAAGCTTCAATCAGGAGAGTTCCACTTCCCTCAATCCCTCCGTGACATACGGGGATATCCTCCAtctataccatattctttcatacttatccaccaaattcctgctggtatacatgaacctttcatggccaactgtatcgttaacaagttCAATCCAGCTATTCAATGTTGGAGCttctggtgccatccatttcctagctatcactaCCTTTGCAAGCATGAGTAACGTATTGATAAGCAATCTAATGAGTCTACGAGTTTTTTTTGTTCAGGCCTAAACCGAATATACAGAGCCTTGGACTCAGGGcaatcactcccacctccaatcttttaatacagtcctccacttctccccaaaaggatgaaaccagCGGACACTCCCAAAGCATATGCCAGAAGCCCCCCTCCTCGCtcctacatttgggacacaacacTTTCTGACCACCACTgaacttagaaagccgaagaggggtgagatatgctctgtgtaacagaaaaaatTGAACTTGGCGAAATCTTACTGATGTGATGACCTCCTTTGGGCTACATAACACCATACCCCATGCCTTATCACTAAGACGCCCCAGAtccccctcccacctgcatcgcagctccggcaagcccccttcgccagatccttccaccaaaaTTGAGTACAgaaaagagattttccgcctctGGCCCAATcttgacagttgcacccttaaggaaTCTGCGTTAAAGCTCGGAGTAGCTTCCCTaaactgcgaggccagagcatgtcttaattgcaaatatctaaaaaagtaacccctaggtagttcatgtagtgtctgaagttgctcaaatgaatataatataccgTTCTCATACAATTGTCCAATGTGTGTTATATTGTAGTTCCGCCAAGCTCCAGCCCCCTCCATCCTAATCAGTTCTCCAAAGTCCAAATTGTCCCATAGTGGAGTGCATGGATCTAGATCCAATCCCCCTCCAATCTGGGACGACAATCTCCAAACCTTCATGGCCTGTATTAATAAAGGGGGGTCCCTCCCAACTTTTCTTCCggccagaagaaactgcacacgtgtaTGACTAGATCCTGTCTCAGAAACCAAAAAATCATGCAAGTCTAGACCCAGCCTTGACCTAAACCAAATTTCAATATGTGCTAACTGGGaggaaaaataataaagccgtagattcggcaaagccaagcCCCCCGATCCTCGAGAACGATATAAAGTAGTGAGTTTAACTTTTGCCCTCCTGCCCGCCCATACCAAAGAGGCCATAAGACGTTCTATGTAACGGAATGTACTATGGGGGATATAGAccggcgactgctgcaaaacatacagaaactttggttgaactatcattttgaccagattaattctacctgtgaccgacagTGGCAGCTGCTTCCACACCCCAACTCGGCTCTTAAGATAATCAATCTGAGGTTGAACATTACGCTGAATATACTGACCCATATCAttagaaatccagataccaagatatttaaataccggaGTCCATTTAAGAGAAGTCTGCAGAACTTGGCCCGTAGGGCAGGTTCCCCTGATCGGAGttacgctagatttatcccagttaATCAAAAGTCCCGAGTATCTACCGAACACCGAGACCACATTGAGTAGATTTGGCAACGatttatcaggatatgacaaaaaaaagtagcatatcatctgcataaagggcaatcttgtccgtcctgcagcccatcTTTAAACCAGTGATATCTGGCTGCATTCTTACCACACATGCCAATGGCTCTATGGCAAGGGCAAACAGAGCAGGggacaggggacatccctgtctggtacctctgcccataacaaactgGCGGGACataaagccatttacacagactctagctgtaggacaAGAATACAAAAGTCTAATCCACTGAATAAAAAACGGTCCAAACCCAAATTTCAAAAGCACTGCCCAcaggtacctccactccacagagtcaaaggccctagcagcatccaatgacaccaccaccgcctcctcctccgcagGATGGGGCAACTGTAAATGACAAAAAAGCCTTTGCAGATTTATGGCCGTAGATTTTCCTTTGATCAGGATGCACTATCTCACTAATCACCCGGTTCAACCGTGTCGCCaaaatttttgctaaaatcttaatatccgttgccagtaacgatatcggtctgtatgattctggaaacaagggatcctttcccgtTTTAGGGATAAGAACTATAATGGCTTCAGACAAAGACGGAGACACACACCCCTGATCTCTAAAACTTGTAAACATGTCCTTCAGGCGAGGCACAAAAAACCCCAGATGTTTCTTATACAGctctatgggtatcccatctatgcccgAAGCCCTACCATTTGGGAACGATGATAttgcagctacaatctcctcatcagaaATTGACAattccaaactttctctaccatctATACTCAGTTCGGGTATGGAAACAGCCGCCAGAAACGTATCTAAATCAGAGTCTGAGTACT
This genomic interval carries:
- the ARID2 gene encoding AT-rich interactive domain-containing protein 2, yielding MSNSTVKSEPEHRRKGLAFLDELRQFHESRGSRFRKIPAVGGRELDLHSLYTRVITLGGFAKVSEKNQWGEIVEDFNFPRGCSNAAFALKQYYLRYLEKYEKVHHFGEDDDEVQPGNPKPQLPIGAIPCTYNYQQHVVPDYLRQSYGLTMDFNTPNDYNKLVLSLLSGLPNEVDFAINVCTLLSNESKHVMQLEKDPKIITLLLANAGVFDDTLGTFSAVFGDEWKEKTDRDFVQFWKDIVDDNEVRDLIYDKSRSQEGTSPDSLWDSLFHPPRKLGINDIEGQRVLQIAVILRNFSFEESNVKLLAANRTCLRFLLLSAHSHFISLRQLGLDTLGNIAAELQLDPVDFKTTHLMFHTITKCLMSRDRFLKMRGMEILGNLCKAEDNGVLICEYVDQDSYKEIICHLTLPDVLLVISTLEVLYMLTELGEVACVKIANVERSIDTLVCLISMDIQMFGPDALTAVKLIEHQSSNHQVVSEIRPQTVEHVSAAVNASPVPASRPVPAHAVPPPGIVEIDSEKFGCQWLNAHFEVSPDCSVSRSEMYSEYLSTCSKLARGGILTSSGFYKCLRSVFPNHNIKRVEDPNNNGQAHIHVSGVKRRTLPLPIQMYYQQQPATAVRVDMVSDTAGMPQGVVNPFQRGLNANQAPNLTATQMSFPIQGIHSVAQTICRIPPNPHSQAQHQQNTTVTVIQNKTPISCEVVRAAVIQGSVQHSAVPVTIALGGPTQASIVQNHSNPGQQPSVTVVGSQALFHHPSVIKQQSPLHTVVPGQITSGTPVAVIQQAVSQGHIFGRMQNMPAGTSGLPQGQQLITTSSQTVQVPSQQSPASNQQKDTVIITPQQYVTTSSSNIVTATTVQNFQVAAGQVVTIAGVQNTQTSRIGFQNIAPKPLSSQQVSSTTVVQQPQQQQPQQSVVIVSQPAQHGQAYAPAIHQIVLTNPSAIQTGQTVQLTGQTNIAPSSSPIPTSNNQLPPIMTSSPTTPVSQGPPPTVSQMLSVKRQQLSPAPHQQQQAQVQQQQQAQVQAPQSQSTQQVQVQVQQQQQQAQSAGVGLSTSSESSLIKQLLLPKRGPSTPGGKLILPAPQIPPPNNARAPSPQVVYQVANNQTPSFGVQGQPATQQILVGQQNVQLVQSTMPNQTAVQTVPISNLQILPGQLISNSPATIFQGTSGNQVTITVVPNTSFATATVSQGGTPQIIAPIGGTQTGVGLQVQTLPAALTQPGGQLSGSAASPPFKGDKIICQKEEEAKEATGLHVHERKIEVMENPSCPKGSANTSNGETNQKEVQTGSLLNGKKCDSTLPPSNSGKTQNEASQVVTNGSSVELGENGASIKQNSELSDMQDSKADFKRPQVNGICDFEKADCSHLSKSFPNHKASNHVGNGEISPSEQQELLDSSQQFTAKGDQMEKLSNGPIIPNSLSHFASSTHDASNIAIQIHCASTSDIPNGPVVSSLNSDVPQQRPSVVVSTQSTASLLPGHQVIAVPHMGPRISPSALSVDVRSTNGTLECKAIKRPAEDNDRESVPVIPNKVGVRIVTISDPNNAGCSATMVAVPAGVDPSTVAKVAIESAVQQKQQQHPLTFVQTVVAQSTPVTTLSALQVQGHLVASQSSLFPATTTGHQVEQAKKPGQNFMCLWQSCKRWFETPSQVFYHAATEHGGKDVYPGQCLWEGCEPFQRQRFSFITHLQDKHCSREALLAGLKQEEQGQAGNQKSSNKQSSSGTPNPRAQKAIVNHPSAALMALRRGSRNLVFRDFTDEKEGPITKHIRLTAALILKNVAKHSECGRRSLKRHENQLSVLALSNMEASSTLAKCLYELNSTPHSTEQETVCEMLH